One region of Halomonas huangheensis genomic DNA includes:
- a CDS encoding NADH:ubiquinone reductase (Na(+)-transporting) subunit B codes for MMGIRQTLDNLEPHFHKGGKYEKFYPLYEAVDTIFYAPPSVTKTTAHVRDGIDLKRIMITVWFCTFPAMLFGMWNAGWQANAAIAGGFESMGGWREMILLTLAGGHEAGSLWSNFVLGATYFIPIYLVTFVVGGFWEVLFAIKRGHEVNEGFFVTSVLFALILPTTIPLWQVALGITFGVVIGKEIFGGTGKNFLNPALTGRAFLYFAYPAQISGDSVWVAADGFTGATPLSTAYTSGMAALQDQYSWWDAFLGFIPGSVGETSTLAILIGAVVLIGMGIASWRIVLGVFLGMVAMSAIFNLVGSDSNPMFAMPWYWHFVLGGFAFGMVFMATDPVSASMTNPGRYIFGALIGVMTVLIRVVNPAFPEGIMLAILFANLFAPLIDHFFVEANIKRRAKRTAVVAKESD; via the coding sequence TCCACAAGGGCGGCAAATACGAGAAGTTCTACCCGCTGTATGAAGCGGTCGACACCATCTTCTACGCACCGCCGAGTGTGACCAAGACCACTGCTCACGTGCGTGATGGTATCGATCTCAAACGCATCATGATCACGGTGTGGTTCTGCACGTTCCCGGCCATGCTCTTCGGTATGTGGAATGCCGGCTGGCAGGCCAATGCCGCCATTGCCGGTGGTTTCGAGAGCATGGGCGGCTGGCGCGAGATGATCCTGCTGACCCTGGCCGGTGGCCATGAGGCTGGCAGTTTGTGGTCCAACTTTGTGCTGGGTGCCACCTACTTTATTCCCATCTACCTGGTGACCTTTGTCGTCGGTGGTTTCTGGGAAGTACTGTTTGCCATCAAGCGTGGCCACGAGGTCAACGAAGGTTTCTTCGTCACCTCGGTGCTGTTTGCGCTGATTCTTCCAACCACCATCCCGTTGTGGCAGGTGGCGTTGGGTATCACCTTCGGTGTGGTGATCGGCAAGGAAATCTTCGGCGGTACCGGCAAGAACTTCCTCAACCCGGCGCTGACCGGTCGTGCCTTCCTGTACTTTGCCTATCCGGCGCAGATCTCTGGTGATTCGGTCTGGGTTGCCGCGGATGGCTTTACTGGTGCGACGCCACTTTCTACCGCTTACACCAGCGGTATGGCGGCACTTCAGGATCAGTACAGCTGGTGGGATGCATTCCTCGGCTTCATCCCCGGTTCTGTCGGTGAGACGTCGACATTGGCGATTCTGATTGGTGCGGTGGTATTGATTGGTATGGGGATCGCCAGCTGGCGCATCGTGCTGGGGGTATTCCTCGGTATGGTGGCGATGAGCGCGATCTTCAATCTTGTAGGTTCCGATTCCAACCCGATGTTTGCCATGCCCTGGTACTGGCACTTCGTGTTGGGCGGTTTCGCCTTCGGTATGGTGTTCATGGCCACGGATCCGGTATCGGCATCCATGACCAATCCAGGCCGGTACATCTTTGGCGCTCTCATTGGTGTGATGACGGTATTGATCCGCGTGGTCAACCCGGCTTTCCCCGAGGGCATCATGCTGGCGATCCTGTTCGCCAACCTGTTTGCGCCTCTCATCGACCACTTCTTTGTTGAGGCCAACATCAAGCGTCGTGCCAAGCGCACCGCCGTGGTGGCCAAGGAGAGCGACTGA
- a CDS encoding Na(+)-translocating NADH-quinone reductase subunit C, whose amino-acid sequence MAQGNNSIKKILTVAFALCLVCSIIVSTAAVALRSKQELNQELDRKTNILAVADLYEQGMSVQDEFSRAVTPRVVDLETGEYTDSVDPETFDGYEASQDPAQSRTLSGERDIAGINRQEKYATVYLVGDTDSPEQIILPIRGQGLWGLMRGYLSIQGDGNTISGITFFSHSETPGLGGEVDNPRWKAQWEGKEVYASADAMEPSIALVKGGASESTEVDALSGATLTSRGVTHLVQFWLGQEGFGPYLARFRGGVEGADAPQASADEAASTSDASEGA is encoded by the coding sequence ATGGCACAAGGCAACAACTCCATCAAGAAGATCCTGACGGTTGCATTCGCACTATGCCTGGTGTGTTCGATCATCGTCTCGACTGCTGCCGTTGCCCTGCGTTCCAAGCAGGAGCTCAACCAGGAGCTGGACCGCAAGACCAATATCCTGGCGGTGGCGGACCTCTATGAGCAGGGCATGAGCGTACAGGATGAGTTCTCTCGTGCTGTTACGCCGCGTGTAGTGGACCTGGAAACCGGTGAGTACACGGATTCCGTGGACCCGGAGACCTTCGATGGCTATGAAGCTTCTCAGGATCCGGCTCAGTCGCGCACACTGTCCGGTGAACGCGATATCGCGGGCATCAATCGTCAGGAAAAGTACGCCACGGTCTACCTGGTCGGTGATACCGATAGTCCTGAGCAGATCATCCTGCCGATTCGCGGTCAGGGTCTTTGGGGACTGATGCGTGGTTATCTGTCGATTCAAGGCGATGGCAATACCATCAGTGGTATTACCTTCTTCTCCCATTCCGAGACACCAGGTCTGGGTGGCGAAGTCGATAACCCGCGCTGGAAGGCCCAGTGGGAAGGCAAGGAGGTCTATGCATCTGCCGACGCCATGGAACCGTCCATTGCACTGGTCAAGGGTGGTGCGAGCGAATCGACCGAAGTCGACGCGCTGTCTGGCGCAACGCTGACCAGCCGCGGTGTGACCCATCTTGTACAGTTCTGGCTGGGACAGGAAGGCTTCGGTCCTTACCTCGCGCGCTTCCGTGGCGGCGTGGAAGGTGCTGATGCCCCACAGGCCAGTGCTGATGAAGCTGCCAGCACTTCCGACGCAAGCGAAGGAGCCTGA